The proteins below are encoded in one region of Caulobacter henricii:
- a CDS encoding protein NO VEIN domain-containing protein has translation MSETAPKTGDWSEADLDLVTGDYFVMLAKQLAGQTVNAASHQRALRFVTGRAGGSIAFRQSHISAVLTLIGLPVVRDFAPRWKLPDAVVDAVDRQLALRPGLILAASRPAVLFSSREPLPLAEGPPPVFVAEQRQPSPRAEQLIARHDPAGRDQANAPLVEAGHRAVLAFEQRRLRQHGRADLAEQVRLARRPDDPPGHDILSFTPTGQQRLILVKTTTGGIATPLALSEAENALLAGRPDVCCLYRLHDLGGDLRFYKLRPHSEPADPPDLG, from the coding sequence GTGAGCGAAACAGCCCCCAAGACCGGAGACTGGAGCGAGGCCGATCTGGACCTCGTGACCGGCGACTATTTCGTCATGCTGGCCAAGCAACTGGCCGGCCAGACGGTCAATGCCGCCAGCCACCAGCGCGCCCTGCGCTTTGTCACCGGTCGGGCCGGAGGGTCAATCGCCTTTCGCCAGAGCCATATCTCAGCCGTCCTGACCCTGATCGGCCTGCCTGTGGTCCGGGACTTTGCGCCGCGCTGGAAGCTGCCCGACGCGGTGGTCGATGCCGTCGACCGGCAACTGGCCCTGCGGCCAGGCCTGATCCTGGCGGCCTCACGTCCGGCCGTGCTGTTCTCGTCACGCGAGCCCCTGCCTCTGGCTGAAGGGCCGCCACCGGTCTTTGTGGCCGAGCAAAGACAGCCCAGCCCGCGGGCCGAACAGCTGATCGCCCGCCATGATCCCGCCGGCCGCGACCAGGCCAATGCCCCGCTGGTCGAGGCCGGACACCGCGCCGTCCTGGCCTTCGAACAGCGCCGGCTGCGCCAGCACGGCCGCGCCGATCTTGCCGAGCAGGTCCGGCTGGCCCGGCGGCCTGATGACCCGCCTGGTCACGACATCCTCAGCTTCACCCCGACCGGTCAGCAGCGGCTGATCCTGGTCAAGACCACGACCGGCGGCATCGCCACGCCCCTGGCCCTCAGCGAGGCCGAAAACGCGCTGTTGGCCGGCCGGCCGGATGTCTGTTGCCTCTACCGCCTGCATGATCTCGGCGGCGATCTGCGCTTCTACAAGCTGCGGCCGCACAGCGAGCCGGCCGATCCGCCGGATCTTGGGTGA